DNA from Rosa rugosa chromosome 6, drRosRugo1.1, whole genome shotgun sequence:
TGGAATAGTTCCATTCATTTTTGAGTTGTCGTTAAGGTCCAGCAACTGTAAATGTGGCAGATTTCCTATCCATGTTGGAAGTGGACCTGAGATTGCAGTCCATGAGAGGCGCAGCTCCTGCAAATGCGAAAGATTTCTGATTGATATCGGAAATGGACCAGAGATTGGGTTTGAGGAAAGGTTCAAGGTCTGCAAATTTGAAAGATGTCCAATCGATATTGGAAGTGGACCAGAGATTGAGTTGTCGGAAAGGTCCACGGTCTGCAAATTTGAAAGATTTCCGATTGATATCGGAAGTGGACCAGAGAATAAATTGTTGTAGAGGTTCAAGGTCTGCAAATTTGAAAGATGTCCAATCGATGTTGGAAGTGGACCAGATATTGAATTGCGAGAAAGATCCAAGGTTTGCAAATGTGAAAGATTTCCGATTGATATTGGAAGTGGACCAGAGAACGAATTGTTGTAGAGGTCCAAGGTTTCCAAATGCGAAAGACTACCAATTGACGTTGAAAGTGTACCAGAGATTTGTGCATCCTGAAGACGAAGATCGATGATGTTGCCTGTTTGGTTGTTGCAGACTATGCCGT
Protein-coding regions in this window:
- the LOC133716682 gene encoding disease resistance protein BAK6-like produces the protein MACHKVAAASFQLVSLVSFLLFLNPYSSIFLEATTIFANSNTVDDERSNAACIEEERKALLEFKQGLQDPLLSLHSWVGKNCCNWHGIVCNNQTGNIIDLRLQDAQISGTLSTSIGSLSHLETLDLYNNSFSGPLPISIGNLSHLQTLDLSRNSISGPLPTSIGHLSNLQTLNLYNNLFSGPLPISIGNLSNLQTVDLSDNSISGPLPISIGHLSNLQTLNLSSNPISGPFPISIRNLSHLQELRLSWTAISGPLPTWIGNLPHLQLLDLNDNSKMNGTIPESIGQLRELKYLFLAGCSWEGFISENHFRNTSRLDWFMLSSEASNSLVFNML